Proteins found in one bacterium genomic segment:
- a CDS encoding glycosyltransferase family protein — MTIGIIVQARMSSQRLPGKVLRDLGGKPMLLYTLERVALAHGVDGVIVATSDETSDDPIAAFCADKSIPCFRGSLVDVAGRFFAAADAHEFDAFVRVCGDSPLTDPAVISTAVALFRGSEYDLVTNTFPRSFPVGVSVEVVRTEPFRRAHVRMTDPLDREHVTRYYYQHPEEFRIKNFSASHDNSTAQLAVDTVEDWERFVRIVQQMERSHTAYHYEEILAMVPEGERGGTHSVH; from the coding sequence ATGACGATCGGCATCATCGTTCAAGCACGGATGAGCTCGCAACGGTTGCCGGGGAAGGTGCTCCGTGACCTTGGGGGGAAGCCCATGCTTCTGTACACACTTGAGCGTGTTGCACTTGCGCACGGCGTGGATGGTGTGATCGTGGCAACGTCGGACGAAACGAGCGATGATCCCATCGCTGCGTTCTGTGCGGACAAGAGCATTCCGTGCTTCCGTGGTTCACTTGTGGACGTCGCTGGGCGATTTTTTGCCGCTGCGGACGCGCACGAATTCGACGCATTCGTGCGCGTGTGCGGGGATAGCCCGCTCACTGATCCTGCGGTCATTTCGACTGCGGTGGCATTGTTTCGCGGTAGCGAGTATGATCTTGTCACGAACACGTTTCCGCGGAGTTTTCCCGTGGGCGTTTCCGTGGAGGTTGTGCGCACGGAGCCATTCCGACGCGCGCATGTGCGCATGACGGATCCGTTGGATCGCGAGCATGTTACGCGGTACTATTATCAGCACCCAGAGGAGTTCCGCATCAAGAACTTCAGCGCGTCGCACGATAACAGTACTGCGCAGCTCGCGGTGGATACGGTGGAGGATTGGGAGCGCTTCGTGCGGATCGTGCAGCAGATGGAGCGTTCGCACACCGCATACCATTACGAGGAAATCCTTGCGATGGTGCCCGAAGGCGAGCGTGGGGGCACCCACAGCGTTCATTGA
- a CDS encoding SDR family NAD(P)-dependent oxidoreductase: MTTSTLHGRTALVTGGTKGIGRAIADALTSAGARVWVTARTMPAVSTSAVIVCDAVDPAAIAALADHLGGECASLDILVNNVGDAVRRSSFTASDDTLWRAALDTNLLSTVRTTHALLSLLTASTHAVIVNVSSIAARTGGSGDSLHYAVAKAGVDAFTIGLAKELGPRGVRVVGVAPSVIATDFQARHSTADRTDRIIAQTPLGRVGTPDDVASVVAFLASDAARYISGETVLVSGGRR, translated from the coding sequence ATGACCACGAGCACGCTTCACGGCCGTACGGCACTCGTGACCGGTGGCACCAAAGGCATCGGTCGCGCGATCGCCGATGCGCTCACGAGCGCGGGTGCGCGCGTGTGGGTCACCGCGCGCACGATGCCTGCGGTGTCTACGAGTGCGGTGATCGTGTGCGACGCGGTTGATCCCGCCGCCATCGCCGCACTCGCCGATCATCTCGGTGGCGAGTGTGCATCATTGGACATCCTGGTGAACAATGTTGGCGATGCGGTGCGGCGGTCATCGTTTACCGCATCGGATGATACGCTCTGGCGCGCGGCGCTCGATACCAATCTCCTTTCGACGGTACGCACAACGCACGCACTCCTCTCGTTGCTCACTGCATCAACACACGCGGTCATTGTGAATGTATCGTCCATTGCTGCACGCACCGGCGGGTCCGGTGATTCGCTCCACTATGCAGTGGCGAAGGCCGGGGTAGACGCATTTACGATCGGCCTCGCGAAGGAGCTCGGGCCACGTGGCGTGCGTGTTGTTGGCGTCGCGCCAAGCGTGATTGCGACGGATTTTCAAGCGCGTCATTCCACTGCCGATCGTACGGATCGGATCATCGCACAAACCCCGCTCGGGCGCGTTGGTACGCCGGATGATGTCGCGAGCGTCGTCGCGTTCCTCGCATCCGACGCAGCGCGGTACATTTCCGGTGAGACCGTGCTCGTGAGCGGAGGGCGTCGGTAA
- a CDS encoding N-acetylneuraminate synthase family protein, with the protein MTMDYRSLTIATSRIGDACPVYVIAEIGINHNGNLDLAMEMVRRSAAAGADAVKFQLVDAARDYAPGTPSYELFRHIALPPGAWERIARAAADVHISVFASFAMPEDIATIRALGFPAIKISSGNLTNLPLLRAAATSGLPLIISTAMSTQEEVAWTVRTVEEAGCRQLAILHCTARYPLPPEDANLRVITTLRDVFPYPVGYSDHSIGATCAIAAVALGAQIIEKHVTLDRALSGPDHHFSATMEEFADLIRAVRATEAALGSGVKVPVTAEVPLRAQYRRTIVAARDLPAGTTLTPDVVTAKRAATPGIDAREYDTLLGRRLVRAVAKDAPVTADAIAVV; encoded by the coding sequence ATGACCATGGATTATCGTTCGCTCACGATTGCGACGTCTCGTATTGGCGATGCGTGCCCGGTGTACGTCATCGCCGAGATTGGCATCAACCACAACGGGAATCTCGACCTCGCAATGGAGATGGTGCGACGGTCGGCCGCGGCGGGTGCGGACGCGGTGAAGTTTCAGCTCGTGGACGCGGCGCGCGACTATGCGCCGGGGACGCCATCGTACGAGTTGTTTCGGCACATTGCGTTGCCGCCCGGGGCGTGGGAGCGCATTGCCCGTGCAGCCGCAGACGTCCACATTTCGGTGTTTGCGTCCTTTGCGATGCCAGAAGACATCGCCACGATTCGCGCGCTCGGCTTTCCTGCGATAAAGATTTCCTCCGGGAATCTCACCAACCTTCCGCTCCTCCGTGCGGCCGCGACGTCTGGATTGCCGCTCATCATTTCGACCGCGATGAGCACCCAGGAAGAGGTTGCATGGACCGTACGGACGGTGGAGGAGGCGGGGTGTCGCCAGCTTGCAATCCTCCACTGCACCGCGCGCTACCCATTACCCCCTGAGGATGCCAACCTCCGTGTGATCACGACGCTTCGTGACGTGTTTCCATATCCGGTGGGATACTCCGATCACAGCATTGGTGCAACCTGTGCGATTGCGGCAGTTGCGCTTGGCGCACAGATTATCGAGAAGCATGTGACGCTTGACCGGGCGCTCTCGGGCCCTGATCACCATTTCTCCGCGACAATGGAGGAATTCGCAGACCTCATCCGCGCCGTGCGGGCCACCGAGGCAGCCCTCGGGTCTGGCGTGAAGGTGCCGGTGACGGCCGAGGTGCCGCTCCGTGCGCAGTATCGGCGAACCATTGTTGCGGCGCGCGATCTCCCTGCGGGGACCACGCTGACGCCGGATGTCGTGACCGCGAAGCGCGCCGCAACGCCGGGCATTGACGCGCGGGAGTATGACACGCTCCTCGGCCGCCGTCTCGTCCGCGCAGTCGCGAAAGATGCGCCGGTTACCGCAGATGCGATTGCTGTCGTATGA
- the hisH gene encoding imidazole glycerol phosphate synthase subunit HisH: MVAIIDYGLGNIRSVAAAVARVGFVPIVTADPAELQRAEALILPGVGAFGDGMANLRTRNLVEPLTDLILHQQKPILGVCLGAQLFARSSEEFGHHEGLGWIAADVVRLAPPDGLRVPHVGWNDCIRTQQSPLFDGIPTDALFYYVHSFHIRCDDSTIVVGECEYGSRFTAAFQQKNIVATQFHPEKSQQHGLQFLKNFLLQMPARSYVA, encoded by the coding sequence ATGGTTGCCATCATTGACTACGGTCTCGGGAATATCCGTTCGGTCGCGGCGGCGGTTGCGCGGGTAGGGTTCGTGCCAATCGTTACGGCGGACCCCGCAGAGCTGCAGCGCGCCGAGGCGCTCATCCTGCCGGGCGTGGGCGCGTTTGGCGATGGCATGGCGAATCTCCGCACGCGTAATCTCGTGGAGCCGCTCACCGATCTCATCTTGCACCAGCAGAAACCCATCCTTGGCGTCTGCCTCGGCGCGCAGCTTTTCGCGCGATCGAGTGAGGAATTTGGTCACCATGAAGGACTGGGATGGATCGCTGCGGATGTAGTACGCCTTGCGCCGCCGGATGGGCTGCGCGTGCCGCATGTCGGATGGAACGATTGCATCCGCACGCAACAGTCCCCGCTGTTTGATGGCATTCCTACCGACGCGCTGTTTTATTATGTCCATAGTTTTCACATTCGATGCGATGATTCCACAATCGTTGTGGGGGAATGCGAGTACGGGTCGCGTTTCACGGCCGCGTTCCAGCAAAAAAACATTGTCGCAACACAGTTTCATCCGGAGAAGAGTCAGCAGCATGGATTGCAGTTCCTGAAGAATTTTTTGTTGCAAATGCCTGCGCGCTCGTATGTTGCGTAA
- a CDS encoding imidazole glycerol phosphate synthase cyclase subunit, protein MLRNRVVTVLTFNDGVLFRTKEFQPDYRYTASFVDAWSVDEVVLLDITRPGLGVREHFLAVVEQFSERCFVPLAAGGGVRTMEDVQQLLRSGADKVVVNSVAVQRPGFITEIAQAYGAQCVVVSLDARRNAQGTYEVYTECGTQPTGLNPAAWAREAQARGAGEVMITSMEKDGSLEGYDNTLNQLVADAVDVPVLVCGGAGKWQDFVDGFRDGHASAVCTANIYHFTEPSIHSAKAYLAKAGISVRV, encoded by the coding sequence ATGTTGCGTAATCGTGTTGTCACCGTCCTTACGTTCAATGACGGCGTGCTGTTTCGGACGAAGGAGTTTCAACCGGACTACCGCTACACGGCGAGTTTTGTGGACGCATGGTCTGTAGATGAAGTGGTGCTCCTCGATATCACCCGTCCCGGGTTGGGTGTGCGTGAGCATTTTCTTGCAGTGGTGGAGCAATTCTCGGAGCGCTGTTTCGTGCCATTGGCAGCGGGCGGCGGAGTGCGTACGATGGAGGATGTGCAGCAGCTCCTGCGGAGCGGTGCCGACAAGGTGGTGGTGAATTCGGTGGCAGTGCAACGGCCTGGGTTTATCACGGAGATCGCACAGGCATACGGAGCGCAGTGCGTCGTTGTTTCTTTGGATGCGAGGCGGAATGCGCAGGGGACCTACGAGGTGTATACCGAGTGTGGGACGCAACCGACAGGGCTCAATCCAGCGGCGTGGGCGCGAGAAGCGCAAGCGCGCGGAGCGGGGGAGGTCATGATCACCTCCATGGAGAAGGACGGGTCATTGGAGGGCTACGACAATACGTTGAACCAGCTCGTCGCCGATGCCGTGGACGTTCCGGTACTCGTGTGCGGTGGCGCGGGCAAGTGGCAGGATTTTGTGGACGGATTTCGCGACGGCCATGCGTCCGCGGTGTGCACTGCGAATATTTATCACTTCACGGAGCCGAGTATCCATAGCGCGAAGGCGTACCTTGCGAAGGCGGGGATTTCGGTGCGCGTGTAA
- a CDS encoding N-acetylneuraminate synthase family protein, with product MSTTFVTAAPPFLIAEVAQGYEGSEKLVALFVQAAAAAGADAVKFQIFYADESAFPDYTHYALYKQLELPPAVWERAVADAHARGMAFYADAIGRASFAMLERIGVDGYKVHTSNIANTPLLHVVAAQSSRERHMLISTGGCLPDEVDAAVALFAGHPITIMHGFQAEPTDIADNNLRRITTLAERYRASIGFQDHTAGDSDLAPFTAFMAIGLGATVIEKHLTLSRRAGMEDWVSALTPEEFLDFSQKVKTAYAALGSQEWALTDREWAYRKKLQRTVCAYRDIAPGEVMCAEDLILKRTSKINTITAVADVIGKRARRAIASDTIIAAGDLV from the coding sequence ATGAGCACCACATTTGTGACCGCTGCGCCGCCATTCCTCATTGCGGAGGTTGCGCAAGGATACGAAGGGAGCGAAAAACTTGTTGCATTGTTCGTGCAGGCCGCTGCCGCCGCGGGAGCGGACGCGGTGAAGTTTCAGATTTTCTACGCGGACGAGTCGGCATTCCCCGATTACACGCACTACGCGCTGTACAAGCAGCTCGAGCTTCCGCCTGCGGTGTGGGAGCGGGCAGTTGCCGATGCGCACGCGCGAGGTATGGCGTTTTACGCCGATGCTATCGGTCGCGCGTCCTTTGCGATGTTAGAGCGGATCGGCGTTGATGGCTACAAAGTGCATACGAGCAACATTGCGAACACCCCGCTCCTCCATGTGGTCGCCGCACAGAGCAGTCGCGAGCGGCACATGCTCATTTCAACGGGCGGGTGTCTCCCCGATGAAGTGGATGCCGCCGTTGCACTTTTCGCCGGGCATCCGATCACGATCATGCATGGGTTTCAGGCAGAACCAACCGATATTGCAGATAACAATCTTCGAAGAATCACGACGCTGGCAGAGCGGTATCGTGCGTCCATCGGGTTTCAGGATCACACCGCTGGTGATTCCGATCTCGCGCCGTTCACGGCGTTCATGGCGATCGGATTGGGGGCGACCGTGATTGAGAAGCACCTGACGCTCTCCCGCAGGGCGGGTATGGAAGATTGGGTGTCTGCGCTCACCCCGGAAGAGTTTCTCGATTTTTCCCAGAAAGTAAAAACCGCATACGCTGCGCTCGGTTCGCAGGAGTGGGCACTCACCGATCGGGAGTGGGCGTACCGCAAGAAGCTGCAGCGGACGGTGTGCGCGTACCGAGACATCGCGCCGGGCGAGGTGATGTGTGCCGAGGATCTTATCCTGAAGCGCACGAGCAAGATTAATACCATCACCGCAGTTGCGGATGTTATAGGAAAGCGTGCGCGTCGTGCAATCGCATCGGACACGATCATTGCAGCTGGTGATCTTGTATGA
- a CDS encoding acylneuraminate cytidylyltransferase: protein MKLAAILACRNQSSRLYAKPLQNLDVERGVSILDYLVAQLQQRLEIDDIVLCISEREENAVYRQKSAAYGIPFVVGDERDVLRRLILGAERVGADHVFRVTTESPFPYLGCLPSVWQYHQEHALDYSGVFGLPDGASFQIIRTDALRASWEKGDERHRSELCGLYIREHPEEFHVMNHPAPLSIDPQRYRLTVDWPEDLVVMRAIYAGIGLSPAVPLDFPRIISFLDAHPEINRVNNWIDAGVGRAWYMNTTAPGATGIV from the coding sequence ATGAAACTTGCCGCCATCCTCGCGTGTCGCAACCAGTCGTCGCGATTGTATGCGAAGCCACTCCAGAACCTCGACGTGGAGCGCGGCGTTTCGATTCTCGATTATCTCGTTGCGCAGCTGCAGCAGCGGCTCGAGATTGACGACATCGTGCTCTGTATTTCCGAGCGCGAAGAGAACGCGGTGTATCGGCAGAAGAGCGCAGCGTATGGGATCCCATTTGTGGTTGGCGATGAGCGTGATGTATTGCGTCGGCTCATCCTGGGGGCCGAGCGCGTGGGTGCGGATCATGTGTTCCGTGTGACGACGGAGAGTCCATTTCCATATCTCGGGTGTTTACCGAGCGTGTGGCAGTACCATCAGGAGCACGCCTTGGATTATTCTGGGGTGTTCGGGTTGCCGGATGGGGCATCATTTCAGATTATTCGTACCGATGCCCTGCGCGCATCGTGGGAAAAGGGGGACGAGCGGCATCGGAGCGAGCTCTGCGGGCTTTACATCCGTGAACATCCGGAGGAATTTCACGTCATGAACCATCCCGCACCGCTGTCCATTGATCCGCAGCGGTATCGGCTCACCGTGGATTGGCCGGAGGATTTGGTGGTGATGCGGGCCATCTATGCGGGGATTGGGTTGTCGCCAGCGGTACCGCTGGACTTCCCGCGCATCATATCCTTCCTTGACGCGCATCCGGAGATCAATCGGGTGAATAATTGGATTGATGCTGGCGTCGGCAGGGCGTGGTATATGAATACTACTGCTCCCGGAGCAACGGGTATTGTATGA
- a CDS encoding N-acetyl sugar amidotransferase, with protein sequence MDMTITSHTRQDIAAHGGRTIQYCTRCVMPNSRPRIVFDAEGVCNACRYAERKWDGIDWAARRAEFLALLDQYRADDGSWDCIVPWSGGKDSSAIAYKLKHEFGMNPLLVTFSPQLPTAVGLHNYEAMIQAGFDHHLLRPDQRIHRHLARRFFLERGNHKIAWDAGINATPVQAAVRYGIPLVLYAEHGESEYGGKVLREDSAKVRDFTEVIEHQIGDDPRNWVDDVVTERDLNPYRYPAIQDIQRVGVRAYYFAYFFKWSSFENYEYIKDKIDFQTCAEGRTEGTFTDFDSLDDKSDNLYYYLQYVKFGFGRAIRDASRMIQNKQLTRERGLAHARAYDHEFPARYYQDMLAYLHLTDQEFTALIDRHRNAEIWKQEGGEWQLRFPPV encoded by the coding sequence ATGGACATGACGATCACATCGCACACGCGGCAAGACATCGCAGCACATGGGGGCCGCACGATTCAGTACTGTACGCGTTGCGTCATGCCCAACTCGCGTCCGCGCATCGTTTTTGATGCAGAGGGCGTGTGCAATGCATGTCGGTATGCGGAGCGGAAGTGGGATGGCATTGATTGGGCGGCGCGGCGTGCGGAGTTTCTCGCGTTGCTCGATCAGTACCGTGCGGACGATGGATCGTGGGATTGCATCGTGCCGTGGAGCGGTGGGAAGGACAGCAGTGCCATCGCGTACAAGCTCAAGCATGAGTTTGGGATGAATCCGCTCCTCGTCACGTTCTCGCCACAACTTCCGACGGCTGTCGGTCTGCACAACTACGAGGCGATGATTCAGGCGGGGTTTGATCATCATCTCCTTCGTCCAGATCAGCGTATCCACCGGCATCTCGCGCGGCGATTCTTTCTGGAGCGCGGCAATCATAAGATTGCGTGGGATGCGGGTATCAACGCAACGCCAGTACAGGCCGCGGTGCGGTACGGCATCCCGCTCGTTTTGTACGCCGAGCACGGCGAGAGCGAGTACGGCGGCAAGGTGCTTCGTGAGGATTCTGCGAAAGTGCGGGATTTTACCGAGGTTATCGAGCATCAAATTGGTGACGATCCGCGCAACTGGGTGGATGACGTGGTGACGGAGCGTGACCTCAACCCGTATCGGTATCCTGCCATCCAGGACATCCAGCGCGTCGGCGTGCGCGCATACTACTTCGCGTATTTCTTCAAGTGGAGCAGCTTTGAGAATTACGAATACATCAAGGATAAGATTGATTTTCAGACGTGTGCCGAGGGGCGCACGGAGGGAACATTCACGGACTTTGATTCGTTGGATGACAAATCGGACAACCTCTACTACTACCTGCAGTACGTGAAGTTTGGTTTTGGCCGCGCGATACGCGATGCGAGTCGCATGATCCAGAACAAGCAACTCACGCGGGAGCGGGGACTCGCGCACGCACGCGCATACGATCATGAGTTTCCTGCGCGGTACTACCAGGACATGCTCGCGTACCTCCACCTCACGGATCAGGAGTTCACCGCGCTCATTGACCGGCACCGAAATGCCGAGATTTGGAAGCAGGAGGGAGGGGAATGGCAGCTGCGGTTTCCGCCAGTGTAA
- a CDS encoding PIG-L deacetylase family protein, with the protein MAFSIPRSVLIVAAHPDDEVLGCAGTVAKWVRAGATAHVLVLGEGETARHATRAVGLAQHAVVDGLQAAAQGAAAALAVASVRVLDFPDNRFDTVPLLDIAKAVEAAVAEHRPDTILTHHRGDLNVDHRATFAAVLTACRPLPGMCVRTILSFETPSATEWNSPAAFAPTLFVDITDTLATKHEALRHYEREMRPFPHPRSHEAIDALACWRGATAGLRAAEAFEVVRIIAS; encoded by the coding sequence ATGGCATTTTCAATACCGCGGAGCGTACTCATCGTTGCCGCGCATCCCGATGACGAAGTACTCGGTTGTGCGGGGACGGTTGCAAAGTGGGTGCGTGCGGGCGCGACCGCGCATGTGCTCGTTCTCGGAGAAGGTGAGACCGCGCGGCATGCGACGCGCGCTGTGGGGCTTGCGCAACACGCAGTGGTTGATGGGCTTCAAGCGGCGGCACAGGGTGCGGCAGCAGCATTGGCGGTTGCTTCCGTACGTGTCCTCGATTTTCCGGATAACCGTTTTGATACCGTTCCGCTCCTCGACATTGCGAAGGCCGTGGAGGCGGCGGTTGCGGAGCATCGTCCCGACACGATTCTCACGCATCACCGCGGCGACCTCAATGTGGACCATCGCGCAACGTTCGCAGCAGTGCTCACCGCGTGTCGGCCGCTCCCTGGCATGTGCGTGCGGACGATTCTCTCATTTGAGACGCCGTCCGCAACCGAGTGGAACAGCCCCGCTGCCTTTGCGCCGACGCTCTTTGTGGACATCACCGACACACTCGCAACGAAACATGAAGCGCTCCGGCACTACGAGCGGGAGATGCGCCCCTTTCCGCATCCGCGGTCGCATGAGGCGATTGATGCGCTCGCATGCTGGCGCGGCGCGACGGCTGGCTTGCGTGCGGCCGAGGCGTTTGAGGTGGTGCGCATCATTGCGTCATAG
- a CDS encoding ATP-grasp domain-containing protein has protein sequence MMRRTHIAVTCIGGRYTYDLCTALRTADDLDAFIVGIDANADAAGRRFVDVFAVLPMAEEDPERYIAALFALHARERLDVILPGSEAECRVLAAHRDALLAAGIIPAVPAHDIVSCLTDKRATLAFLAARGIAVGAFAVVDDWCVAREAAARLGYPDRRVVLKPGRSTGSRGVIILDARVRTFRSLLPDLPERACGTGSLDAAVAQGIALAGYLAMPYYGGAVYDVDVVARGGIPEQVIPRLRLYDPLLPVNAGCRVACEPDIMEYVGAIVRAFGIHGACDFDIARDADGAPRLLDASVRMSGAVGAAVVAGANVPAAVVRVLLGYPARPEAVHDGLVMYPVAHFAPVIAASVPARVPVL, from the coding sequence ATGATGCGGCGCACCCACATCGCCGTCACCTGCATCGGCGGTCGCTACACGTACGATCTCTGCACCGCGCTGCGCACCGCGGATGATCTCGATGCGTTCATCGTGGGTATTGATGCAAATGCCGATGCGGCTGGCAGGCGATTTGTTGATGTGTTCGCGGTGCTCCCGATGGCCGAGGAGGATCCCGAGCGCTACATTGCGGCGCTTTTCGCACTCCACGCACGCGAGCGCCTCGATGTCATTCTGCCGGGATCGGAGGCCGAGTGTCGTGTGCTTGCTGCACACCGTGATGCGCTCCTCGCGGCGGGAATAATCCCCGCGGTTCCGGCGCACGACATCGTGTCCTGTCTCACGGATAAGCGTGCGACGCTCGCGTTTCTCGCGGCGCGCGGCATCGCAGTGGGTGCATTTGCCGTGGTGGACGATTGGTGTGTGGCGCGCGAAGCGGCGGCGCGTCTCGGGTATCCGGATCGGCGTGTCGTGCTCAAACCCGGACGGAGCACGGGATCGCGCGGGGTTATTATCCTCGATGCTCGTGTGCGCACGTTCCGTTCGCTCCTTCCCGACCTCCCGGAGCGCGCGTGCGGGACCGGATCGCTCGACGCGGCCGTGGCGCAGGGCATCGCGCTCGCAGGATATCTCGCGATGCCCTACTACGGCGGCGCGGTCTACGATGTGGACGTGGTGGCGCGTGGCGGTATCCCGGAGCAGGTGATTCCGCGGCTGCGGTTGTACGATCCATTGCTCCCGGTGAACGCTGGGTGTCGCGTCGCGTGCGAACCCGATATCATGGAATACGTCGGCGCGATCGTGCGCGCGTTCGGCATCCACGGTGCGTGCGATTTTGACATTGCGCGCGATGCGGATGGTGCCCCGCGCCTCCTCGATGCCAGCGTGCGCATGAGTGGCGCAGTTGGCGCCGCGGTGGTCGCCGGCGCCAATGTGCCAGCCGCGGTTGTTCGTGTGCTGCTTGGGTATCCGGCACGTCCGGAGGCGGTGCATGATGGTCTTGTAATGTACCCCGTTGCGCACTTTGCGCCCGTCATCGCGGCATCAGTGCCCGCGCGGGTTCCCGTGCTATGA
- a CDS encoding Gfo/Idh/MocA family oxidoreductase, translating into MESFRVGVIGLGVGEQHAIGVLQHPRATLAVLCDRDPAKLAEVGARFPGVRRIGDADAVLTDPDVDCVVIATYDDAHGAQILTALAHGKHVFAEKPLCYSVEEACRIRAALAAHPGLRLSTNTILRTSQRFRWVKEQCDAGAFGQLFAVEASYQYGRLQKITDGWRGRLPFYSVVYGGGIHVVDLLRWFTGDDITRVFAVGNQIASRGTPYHFRDSITATLTFASGIIGTVGVHFGCVAPHFHPVALYGTRATFVNDLPHGRYYTSRDPVVPPTAVEQPYPGCAKYDLLTDFITAVLDGRDPLITGDDAFLTMAACFAIERSADCGEPVDVVEIEREMGIVSRAHTTTVR; encoded by the coding sequence ATGGAATCGTTTCGTGTTGGTGTTATTGGACTCGGCGTCGGGGAGCAGCACGCGATCGGCGTCCTGCAGCACCCGCGTGCGACACTCGCGGTGCTCTGCGATCGGGATCCAGCGAAGCTCGCGGAGGTGGGCGCGCGATTTCCGGGCGTACGCCGCATCGGCGATGCCGATGCGGTACTCACAGATCCAGACGTGGACTGCGTGGTCATCGCAACGTACGACGATGCGCACGGGGCGCAGATCCTGACTGCGCTTGCGCACGGGAAGCACGTGTTCGCGGAGAAGCCGCTGTGCTATTCGGTGGAGGAAGCATGTCGTATTCGCGCCGCACTCGCGGCACATCCCGGCCTTCGGCTCTCCACGAATACCATCCTGCGCACCTCGCAGCGGTTCCGGTGGGTGAAGGAGCAGTGCGATGCGGGCGCGTTCGGTCAGCTTTTCGCGGTGGAAGCGAGCTATCAGTACGGACGCTTGCAGAAGATCACCGATGGGTGGCGTGGGCGGCTCCCGTTCTACTCCGTCGTGTATGGTGGCGGGATCCATGTGGTTGATCTCTTGCGGTGGTTCACGGGTGATGACATCACGCGCGTGTTCGCGGTCGGGAACCAGATCGCCTCGCGTGGCACACCGTATCATTTCCGCGACTCCATCACCGCGACACTCACGTTTGCGAGTGGTATCATCGGGACCGTCGGCGTGCACTTTGGGTGCGTCGCGCCACATTTCCACCCGGTTGCGCTCTATGGAACACGGGCGACATTCGTGAACGATCTCCCGCACGGGCGGTACTACACTTCCCGCGATCCCGTGGTGCCGCCGACAGCGGTGGAGCAGCCGTATCCCGGGTGCGCGAAGTACGATCTTTTGACGGACTTCATCACCGCCGTGCTCGACGGACGTGATCCGCTCATTACGGGAGATGATGCGTTTCTGACCATGGCGGCCTGCTTCGCAATCGAACGGTCCGCCGACTGTGGAGAACCTGTGGATGTTGTGGAGATAGAGCGGGAGATGGGGATCGTTTCCCGCGCGCACACAACTACGGTACGATAG
- a CDS encoding class I SAM-dependent methyltransferase, with amino-acid sequence MDFPCDICGTTDAVEVPHAREYTGGQPIHICIQCGFVYVKQRRSAGAIADEWSEQIYGNGYTALLPAVRARLTFVAAFMAEQLGGLQGKRVCDIGAGEGVFLEMLRQSEYGAAVFGIEPSRANCARMTALGIPNFRGTIEEYAASGTSAGQYDIAVIAWTMENCQSPRAMLAAAHRMLRPGGQVVVATGSRIFVPFKKPLHYYLGGRAADSHAFRWSAQTLTAQLATAHFAVRQTNRYIDHDVLCMIAERRDVDETIPWTGDDYRAVQNFFERWHAETVAYYPEGVAVPAAPQTYV; translated from the coding sequence ATGGATTTTCCCTGTGACATTTGTGGTACCACGGATGCCGTGGAGGTTCCGCATGCGCGCGAATACACGGGCGGGCAGCCGATTCATATCTGCATACAGTGCGGGTTTGTGTATGTGAAGCAACGCCGCTCCGCGGGCGCGATTGCGGATGAGTGGTCAGAGCAGATTTATGGGAACGGGTACACCGCGCTCCTACCGGCAGTGCGGGCGCGGCTCACGTTCGTCGCGGCGTTCATGGCGGAGCAGCTCGGGGGGCTGCAGGGGAAGCGTGTGTGCGACATCGGTGCAGGGGAGGGGGTATTCCTCGAGATGCTCCGGCAGTCGGAGTACGGAGCCGCCGTGTTTGGTATTGAGCCGTCGCGCGCGAACTGTGCGCGCATGACAGCCCTTGGTATTCCCAATTTCCGTGGCACCATTGAGGAGTATGCGGCAAGCGGAACATCCGCAGGGCAGTATGATATCGCGGTCATCGCGTGGACCATGGAGAATTGTCAGTCGCCGCGCGCGATGCTCGCGGCAGCACACCGGATGTTGCGGCCCGGTGGGCAGGTGGTGGTGGCAACGGGCAGTCGCATTTTCGTCCCATTCAAGAAGCCGCTCCACTACTACCTCGGGGGTCGTGCTGCGGATAGTCACGCGTTCCGGTGGAGCGCCCAGACGCTCACGGCACAGCTCGCTACTGCGCACTTCGCGGTGCGACAGACGAATCGCTACATTGATCATGACGTTCTGTGTATGATCGCGGAGCGGCGCGATGTCGACGAAACCATCCCTTGGACTGGCGACGATTACCGTGCGGTGCAGAATTTTTTCGAGCGGTGGCATGCAGAAACGGTTGCATATTATCCCGAAGGGGTTGCGGTACCAGCCGCACCACAAACATACGTATGA